The following coding sequences lie in one Pseudomonas monsensis genomic window:
- the ptsP gene encoding phosphoenolpyruvate--protein phosphotransferase: MHNNNKELTLSAPLSGPVLTLAKVPDAVFASGAMGDGIAIDPLNDTLYSPCAGLIIHVARTGHALTVRADNGAEILLHLGLDTVELNGEGFSMLVKDGTRVSKGQPLLRYDLDKVGQQCKSLVSLLILTNSQDFEVRPITLKAVKVGDPLLHIIARNSAAANVEEPGGTEVHGQVSVAHRGGLHARPAALIRQTAQGFKSHSQLHFAGKSAPCNSLIGLMGLAVGEQDEVHVSCQGPDAEAALQALLSALATALPDDHHAAAPVSVATLKRPPEAGVLHGVCAAPGLVAGPLFRLNTISLPADAGNHDPLQQQQVLDAALNQVRSEIDATLAQAKKHKNVDEEAIFAAHLALLEDPALLDAAQHSIVQGAAATHAWSQSIDAQCEVLQRTGSALLAERANDLRDLKQRVLRALLGEAWHYEVPAGAIVAAHELTPSDLLQLSAQGVAGLCMAAGGATSHVAILARGKGLPCMVALGSALLDQPQGQPVVLDADGGRLELSPNAERLAAVQQAQIDRQQRRDAQQAKANLPAETRNGVHIEVVANVASSGEAADAFANGADGVGLLRTEFLFVDRQTAPDVEEQRAAYQGVLDAMGEHSVIIRTIDVGGDKQLDYLPLPIEANPVLGLRGIRLAQARPEILDQQLRALLQVSPLRRCRILLPMVTEVDELLHIRERVDALCLELNISQRPEIGVMIEVPAAALQAEQLAEHADFLSIGTNDLSQYTLAMDRDHAGLAARVDALHPALLRLIAMTCAGAAVHKRWVGVCGALASDPLATPVLIGLGVTELSVSPVQIGEIKDRVRQLHEAECQRLSHDLLKLNSAAAVRHACHQHWPLH, translated from the coding sequence ATGCACAACAACAATAAAGAGCTGACCCTCAGCGCCCCGCTCAGCGGCCCGGTGCTCACGCTCGCCAAAGTCCCGGACGCGGTATTCGCCAGTGGCGCGATGGGTGACGGCATCGCCATCGACCCGTTGAACGACACTCTGTATTCGCCGTGCGCCGGGCTGATCATCCACGTCGCGCGCACCGGGCACGCGTTGACAGTACGCGCCGACAACGGCGCGGAAATCCTTCTGCACCTGGGCCTCGACACCGTTGAACTGAACGGCGAAGGCTTCTCGATGCTGGTCAAGGACGGCACCCGTGTCAGCAAGGGGCAGCCGTTGTTGCGCTACGACCTGGACAAGGTCGGCCAGCAATGCAAAAGCCTGGTCAGCCTGTTGATCCTGACCAACAGTCAAGACTTCGAGGTTCGCCCGATCACCCTCAAAGCGGTGAAGGTCGGCGACCCGTTGCTGCACATCATTGCACGCAACAGTGCGGCAGCGAATGTTGAAGAACCTGGCGGGACTGAGGTGCATGGGCAGGTGTCGGTGGCGCATCGTGGCGGTTTGCATGCACGCCCGGCCGCGCTGATTCGGCAGACTGCGCAAGGTTTCAAAAGCCACTCGCAGTTGCACTTCGCCGGCAAATCGGCTCCGTGCAACAGCCTGATCGGTTTGATGGGCCTGGCGGTTGGCGAACAGGACGAAGTGCACGTCAGTTGTCAGGGGCCGGATGCCGAAGCGGCGTTGCAAGCGTTGCTCAGCGCCTTGGCCACGGCGCTGCCGGATGATCATCACGCGGCGGCGCCGGTCAGTGTTGCCACTCTTAAGCGCCCGCCCGAGGCTGGCGTGTTGCACGGTGTATGTGCTGCGCCGGGACTGGTCGCAGGGCCGCTGTTTCGCCTGAACACGATCAGTTTGCCGGCGGATGCGGGCAATCATGATCCGCTGCAGCAACAGCAGGTGCTCGACGCGGCGCTGAATCAGGTGCGCAGCGAAATCGACGCCACCCTCGCGCAAGCGAAAAAACACAAGAATGTCGACGAAGAGGCGATCTTCGCCGCGCATCTGGCGCTGCTCGAAGACCCGGCCCTGCTCGACGCTGCACAGCATTCCATCGTTCAAGGCGCAGCGGCGACTCACGCCTGGAGCCAGTCGATCGATGCCCAGTGCGAGGTGCTGCAACGCACCGGCAGCGCGCTGCTGGCCGAACGAGCCAATGACCTGCGCGACCTCAAGCAACGCGTGCTGCGCGCGCTGCTCGGCGAAGCCTGGCATTACGAGGTGCCGGCCGGCGCCATCGTCGCTGCGCATGAACTGACGCCGTCGGATCTGCTGCAACTCAGCGCCCAGGGTGTTGCCGGTTTGTGCATGGCCGCAGGCGGCGCGACGTCGCACGTGGCGATTCTGGCTCGCGGCAAAGGTTTGCCGTGCATGGTGGCTCTGGGTTCGGCACTGCTTGATCAGCCGCAAGGTCAACCGGTCGTGCTTGATGCCGACGGTGGTCGTCTGGAACTGTCCCCCAACGCTGAACGCTTGGCTGCAGTTCAGCAGGCGCAGATCGACCGCCAACAACGTCGCGACGCGCAACAAGCCAAGGCTAACCTGCCTGCCGAAACCCGCAATGGCGTGCACATCGAAGTCGTCGCCAATGTCGCCTCCAGCGGTGAAGCGGCAGATGCCTTTGCAAACGGCGCCGATGGCGTCGGCCTGCTGCGGACTGAGTTTTTGTTCGTCGATCGTCAGACCGCGCCGGATGTCGAAGAACAGCGTGCGGCCTATCAAGGCGTATTGGATGCGATGGGCGAACACTCGGTGATCATCCGCACCATCGACGTCGGCGGCGACAAGCAACTCGACTACCTGCCGTTGCCAATTGAAGCCAACCCGGTGCTCGGCCTGCGTGGCATTCGTCTGGCTCAGGCGCGCCCGGAAATCCTCGATCAGCAACTGCGCGCACTGCTGCAAGTCAGCCCGCTGCGCCGCTGCCGGATCCTGCTGCCGATGGTCACCGAAGTCGACGAACTGCTGCACATTCGTGAGCGCGTCGATGCGTTGTGCCTGGAACTGAACATCAGCCAGCGCCCGGAAATCGGCGTGATGATCGAAGTCCCCGCCGCCGCGCTGCAAGCCGAACAACTCGCCGAACATGCCGACTTCCTCTCGATCGGCACCAACGATCTGTCGCAATACACCCTGGCCATGGACCGCGACCATGCCGGCCTCGCCGCCCGGGTCGATGCCTTACACCCGGCGCTGCTGCGCCTGATCGCCATGACCTGCGCAGGCGCGGCAGTGCACAAGCGCTGGGTCGGCGTGTGCGGCGCCCTCGCCTCCGACCCGCTCGCGACGCCGGTACTGATCGGCCTGGGCGTGACGGAACTGTCGGTCAGCCCGGTGCAGATCGGTGAAATCAAGGACCGCGTGCGCCAGTTGCACGAGGCCGAATGCCAACGCCTCAGCCATGACCTGCTCAAACTGAACAGCGCCGCTGCGGTGCGTCACGCCTGCCACCAGCATTGGCCTCTGCACTAA
- a CDS encoding SIS domain-containing protein, with translation MTSKMLEEALSSFEAVQAQLQQLDPQMIEIAGRLRRQPPQVAMTVARGSSDHAASYFAYLTMQQLGVPVASLPMSVVTMQQAPLKVSGQVAFAFSQSGQSPDLVNSLRLLRKRGALSVSMVNAADSPLEAACEFSVPLLAGTESSVAATKSFIATLSASARLIAHWKEDNELLEAGNALPEGLREAAKQDWSMAIEALRDCERLMVIGRGAGFAIAQEAALKFKETSAIQAEAFSSAEVRHGPMALIDEHYPLLVFAPRGAEQAGLISLAAEMRQRGARVLLAAPDDVLDRDLTLSRAEHPALDPILAIQSFYVMAAGLAVARGMDPDQPRHLSKVTRTH, from the coding sequence TTGACTTCAAAAATGCTTGAGGAGGCGCTGTCCTCGTTCGAGGCCGTGCAAGCCCAACTGCAACAGCTCGACCCGCAAATGATCGAAATTGCCGGGCGCCTGCGCCGTCAGCCGCCGCAAGTGGCAATGACTGTCGCGCGCGGCAGCTCCGACCACGCGGCGAGCTACTTCGCCTACCTGACCATGCAGCAACTTGGCGTCCCGGTGGCGTCGTTGCCGATGTCGGTGGTGACCATGCAGCAGGCGCCGTTGAAGGTCAGCGGTCAGGTCGCGTTCGCCTTTTCCCAGTCGGGGCAGAGCCCGGATCTGGTCAACAGCTTGCGTCTGTTGCGCAAGCGTGGCGCGTTAAGCGTGTCGATGGTCAACGCCGCCGATTCGCCACTGGAAGCGGCCTGTGAATTCAGCGTGCCACTGCTCGCCGGGACTGAAAGCAGCGTCGCCGCGACCAAAAGTTTTATCGCCACCCTCAGCGCCAGCGCTCGTTTGATCGCGCACTGGAAAGAGGACAACGAATTGCTCGAGGCCGGCAACGCCCTGCCTGAAGGCCTGCGCGAAGCGGCGAAACAGGACTGGAGCATGGCCATCGAAGCGCTGCGCGATTGCGAGCGTTTGATGGTCATCGGCCGTGGCGCCGGTTTTGCCATTGCTCAGGAAGCGGCGCTGAAATTCAAGGAAACCTCGGCGATTCAGGCCGAAGCGTTCAGCAGCGCCGAAGTCCGTCACGGTCCGATGGCGCTGATCGACGAACACTACCCGCTGCTGGTCTTCGCTCCGCGCGGTGCCGAGCAGGCCGGTCTGATCAGTCTGGCGGCGGAAATGCGCCAGCGCGGTGCACGTGTATTGCTCGCCGCGCCGGACGACGTCCTCGATCGCGACCTGACCCTGAGCCGCGCCGAACACCCGGCCCTCGATCCGATTCTGGCGATCCAGAGTTTCTACGTGATGGCCGCCGGCCTCGCCGTGGCCCGCGGCATGGACCCGGATCAGCCGCGCCATCTGAGCAAAGTGACCCGCACGCACTAA
- the nagA gene encoding N-acetylglucosamine-6-phosphate deacetylase, with amino-acid sequence MSEDNILTAHGWVRGRLIHEHGKVVSIEGVPCDPADNDLPYLLPGFIDLHVHGGGGKDIMEGASAFETITRTHVRFGTTSLLATTMTAPSAEISSVLKDVGTFCEQRPKGAARVLGVHLEGPYINPGKLGAQPNFAHTALMAEVEEYLALAPIRVITIAPEIAGHDGLIRELSSRGIRMQIGHTLGSYEEGVAALDAGATSFTHLYNAMSPLHHREPGIVGAALAHAKFAELIPDLLHVHPGAIRVALRSIPCLYCVTDSTAAAGMPDGEYKLGSHTVTKCLGGVRLPDGTLAGSTLTMDQALRNLVKIGLPIAEASQRLSQFPADYLGITERGRLEPGAWADCVRLDRSLTLTAVMVEGEDIDFKNA; translated from the coding sequence ATGTCCGAAGACAACATCCTCACCGCTCACGGCTGGGTTCGCGGCCGGCTGATCCACGAACACGGCAAAGTCGTGTCGATCGAAGGCGTGCCCTGCGATCCGGCCGACAATGACCTGCCCTATCTGTTGCCGGGTTTTATCGACCTGCACGTTCACGGCGGTGGCGGCAAAGACATCATGGAAGGTGCCAGCGCCTTCGAAACCATCACCCGCACCCATGTGCGCTTCGGCACCACTTCGCTGCTGGCCACCACCATGACTGCGCCGAGCGCGGAGATCTCCAGCGTCCTCAAGGATGTCGGAACATTCTGCGAACAACGTCCGAAAGGTGCCGCCCGCGTCCTCGGCGTACACCTCGAAGGCCCGTACATCAATCCGGGAAAACTCGGCGCGCAACCGAACTTCGCCCACACCGCATTGATGGCCGAAGTCGAGGAATACCTGGCGCTGGCGCCAATCCGGGTGATCACCATCGCCCCGGAAATCGCCGGCCACGACGGATTGATTCGTGAACTGAGCAGCCGCGGCATCCGCATGCAGATCGGCCACACCCTCGGCAGCTACGAAGAAGGCGTCGCCGCCCTCGATGCCGGCGCGACCAGTTTCACCCATTTGTATAACGCCATGAGCCCGCTGCATCACCGCGAGCCGGGGATCGTCGGCGCCGCATTGGCCCACGCCAAATTCGCCGAGCTGATCCCGGACTTGCTGCACGTTCACCCCGGTGCGATCCGCGTGGCCTTGCGTTCGATCCCGTGCCTGTACTGCGTCACCGATTCGACCGCTGCCGCCGGCATGCCCGACGGTGAATACAAGCTCGGCAGCCACACCGTGACCAAATGCCTGGGCGGCGTGCGCCTGCCCGACGGCACGCTGGCCGGCAGCACCCTGACCATGGATCAAGCGCTGCGCAACCTGGTGAAGATCGGTTTGCCGATCGCCGAGGCCTCGCAACGCCTGTCGCAATTTCCCGCCGACTATCTCGGCATCACTGAACGCGGGCGCCTCGAACCAGGCGCCTGGGCCGACTGCGTGCGGCTGGATCGCTCACTCACACTGACCGCCGTCATGGTCGAAGGAGAAGACATTGACTTCAAAAATGCTTGA
- a CDS encoding GntR family transcriptional regulator, with the protein MNDLQALRPNDSQPTPLYLQLARNLEAAIHAGQWKAEQAMPSERNLSEQLGISRVTARKALEVLLDQGLIRRLQGSGTFITPRLEQPLSRLSGFSEMLRLKGFVPSSQWLEREITLPTHEELIRLSLSPNDKVARMKRLRKADDTVMAIEMSTLPASIMPKPQLVGDSLYEYLDGIGKPIVRALQHIQAINASDEFAALVGIAPGTAMLLMTRVGYLEDNTPIEVTDTYCRNDYYDFVAELRR; encoded by the coding sequence ATGAATGACCTCCAGGCCCTACGCCCGAATGACTCCCAGCCGACGCCGCTGTACCTGCAGCTGGCGCGCAATCTGGAAGCAGCGATCCATGCCGGGCAGTGGAAGGCCGAACAGGCGATGCCGTCAGAGCGCAACCTCAGCGAGCAGCTCGGTATCTCCCGGGTCACCGCCCGCAAGGCGCTGGAAGTGCTGCTCGATCAAGGTCTGATCCGCCGCCTGCAAGGTTCCGGCACCTTCATCACGCCGCGCCTCGAACAGCCGCTGTCGCGCCTTTCGGGCTTCAGCGAAATGCTCCGCCTCAAGGGGTTTGTACCCAGCTCGCAGTGGCTGGAGCGCGAAATCACCCTGCCGACCCACGAAGAACTGATCCGCCTGAGCCTGTCGCCGAACGACAAAGTGGCGCGCATGAAACGCCTGCGCAAGGCCGACGACACCGTGATGGCCATCGAAATGAGCACCCTGCCCGCCTCGATCATGCCCAAGCCGCAATTGGTCGGCGATTCGCTCTACGAATACCTCGACGGCATTGGCAAACCGATCGTCCGCGCCCTGCAGCACATCCAGGCGATCAACGCCTCGGACGAGTTCGCCGCATTGGTCGGTATCGCACCCGGCACCGCCATGTTGTTGATGACCCGGGTCGGCTACCTCGAAGACAACACGCCGATCGAAGTCACCGACACCTATTGCCGCAACGACTACTACGACTTTGTTGCAGAGCTTCGTCGATAA
- a CDS encoding L,D-transpeptidase family protein, with protein MRWLFALFCLSFVSVSQASFVTTVTPSNSPMIEKILVLKSAHQLQLIADGKPIKTYRISLGKGAKKGPKLIEGDKRTPEGFYWIDWRKVSEKFNLAMHISYPNISDSARARREGVEPGGMIMIHGTPDSEETPEDLFHTLDWTDGCIAMRNMDMREVWGLVPDGTMIEIRP; from the coding sequence ATGCGCTGGTTGTTTGCTCTGTTTTGCCTGTCGTTCGTCTCAGTCTCCCAAGCGTCTTTCGTGACCACCGTGACGCCGTCGAATAGCCCGATGATCGAAAAAATCCTGGTGCTCAAATCGGCGCATCAACTGCAACTGATTGCCGACGGCAAGCCGATCAAGACCTATCGCATTTCCCTGGGCAAGGGCGCGAAGAAGGGTCCGAAGCTGATTGAAGGCGACAAACGCACCCCGGAAGGTTTCTATTGGATCGACTGGCGCAAGGTCAGCGAAAAATTCAACCTGGCGATGCACATCTCCTACCCGAACATCAGCGATTCGGCGCGCGCCCGGCGTGAAGGTGTCGAGCCTGGCGGGATGATCATGATCCACGGCACCCCGGATTCGGAAGAAACCCCCGAAGACCTGTTCCACACCCTGGACTGGACCGACGGCTGCATCGCCATGCGCAACATGGACATGCGCGAAGTCTGGGGCCTGGTGCCGGACGGTACGATGATCGAGATTCGCCCGTAA
- a CDS encoding NUDIX hydrolase — translation MKFCSQCGNPVTQRIPEGDSRLRFVCDSCQTIHYQNPNIVAGCVPTWGTKVLLCRRAIEPRLGYWTLPAGFMENGETIEQAAIRETAEEACARVRNLSIYTLIDVPHISQVHVFFRAELVDMDFAAGPESLEVQLFDEADIPWDELAFRTVGRTLECFFADRRAETYPVRSESIPPLTQPAIT, via the coding sequence ATGAAATTTTGCAGCCAGTGCGGTAACCCGGTCACCCAGCGCATTCCCGAAGGCGATTCGCGGCTGCGATTTGTCTGTGACAGCTGTCAGACCATTCACTACCAGAACCCCAATATCGTCGCCGGGTGCGTACCGACCTGGGGCACGAAAGTGCTGCTCTGCCGCCGCGCCATCGAGCCGCGCCTCGGTTACTGGACCCTGCCGGCCGGCTTCATGGAGAACGGCGAGACCATCGAGCAGGCCGCCATCCGCGAAACCGCCGAGGAAGCCTGCGCCCGGGTACGCAACTTGAGTATCTACACCCTGATCGACGTGCCACACATCAGCCAGGTGCATGTGTTCTTTCGCGCCGAACTGGTGGATATGGACTTCGCCGCCGGCCCCGAGAGCCTCGAAGTGCAACTATTCGACGAAGCCGACATCCCCTGGGACGAGCTGGCTTTCCGCACGGTGGGGCGTACCTTAGAATGCTTCTTCGCTGATCGGCGCGCCGAAACCTACCCGGTTCGTTCCGAATCGATACCGCCGCTGACTCAGCCTGCGATCACCTGA
- a CDS encoding CoA pyrophosphatase encodes MLDELLHRVSNHTPRTLETDKRFPEAAVLVPITRSDEPELVLTLRASGLSTHGGEVAFPGGRRDPEDPDLIFTALREAEEEIGLPPGLVQVIGPLSPLISLHGIKVTPYVGVIPDYVEYLANDAEIAAVFTVPLEFFRKDPREHTHRIDYQGRSWYVPSYRFGEYKIWGLTAIMIVELINLLYDARISLHQPPKTFLNT; translated from the coding sequence ATGCTGGATGAGCTACTGCATAGGGTAAGTAACCACACACCGCGCACGCTGGAGACCGATAAACGTTTCCCCGAGGCCGCCGTGCTGGTGCCGATCACCCGCAGTGACGAGCCGGAACTGGTCCTGACCCTGCGGGCCAGCGGGCTGTCGACCCACGGCGGCGAAGTCGCCTTCCCCGGTGGACGCCGCGATCCGGAGGACCCGGACCTGATCTTTACCGCCCTGCGTGAAGCCGAAGAAGAAATCGGCTTGCCCCCCGGACTGGTCCAAGTCATTGGCCCCCTGAGCCCGCTGATCTCCTTGCATGGCATCAAGGTCACGCCCTATGTCGGCGTAATTCCCGACTATGTCGAGTACCTGGCCAACGACGCCGAGATTGCTGCCGTTTTCACTGTCCCCCTCGAGTTCTTCCGCAAAGATCCCCGCGAGCACACCCATCGCATCGACTACCAGGGGCGCAGCTGGTACGTGCCGAGCTATCGGTTTGGCGAGTACAAGATCTGGGGGCTGACGGCGATCATGATCGTCGAGTTGATCAACCTGCTCTATGACGCCAGGATCAGCCTGCATCAACCGCCCAAAACATTTTTGAATACGTGA
- a CDS encoding gamma carbonic anhydrase family protein, whose translation MKYRLGDARVDTHPQSWVAPNAVLVGKVRLEEGANVWFNAVLRGDNELILIGKNSNVQDGTVMHTDMGFPLTIGTGVTIGHNAMLHGCTVGDYSLIGINAVILNGAKIGKNCIIGANSLIGEGKEIPDGSLVMGSPGKVVRELTEPQKKMLEASAAHYVHNAQRYARDLVEQEE comes from the coding sequence ATGAAATACCGCCTGGGCGACGCCCGTGTCGACACCCATCCACAGAGCTGGGTCGCGCCCAATGCCGTGCTGGTGGGCAAGGTCAGACTGGAAGAGGGCGCCAACGTCTGGTTCAACGCCGTGCTGCGCGGTGATAACGAACTGATCCTGATCGGCAAGAACAGTAACGTTCAGGACGGCACGGTGATGCACACCGACATGGGCTTTCCGCTGACCATCGGCACCGGCGTGACCATCGGTCATAACGCCATGCTGCATGGCTGCACCGTTGGCGATTACAGCCTGATCGGCATTAACGCGGTGATTCTCAACGGCGCAAAGATCGGCAAGAACTGCATCATCGGCGCCAATTCGCTGATTGGCGAAGGCAAGGAAATCCCTGATGGTTCGCTGGTGATGGGCTCGCCGGGCAAGGTGGTGCGTGAGCTGACTGAGCCGCAGAAGAAGATGCTCGAAGCCAGCGCCGCACACTATGTGCACAATGCACAGCGTTACGCGCGTGATCTGGTTGAGCAAGAAGAATGA